A genomic window from Flavobacterium johnsoniae includes:
- a CDS encoding alpha-N-acetylglucosaminidase has protein sequence MKRMNFKIKNYNCLRFAMLFLSLLFFGSLKGYSKNDEKTKNAAAVLERLIGNRVNEFELTIIENKSEHKDWFEVETTANLVKIKGSNNTAICYAAYNFLRDIGAALVSWEGNKVNLPKTWPKYSKKGNTPFEYREYLNACTFGYTTPWWDWNRWEQEIDWMALHGINLPTAMEGQEAAWQELWKEYGLTDSQLEAHFAGPAYLPWQRMGNINRLEGPLPKEWFTKKQELQRKILERMRALDMHPVVPAFSGYVPKAFAEKHPEAKITELKSWSGGGFASTFLVDSKDPLFKKIGKRFIEIYTKMYGKSNFYLADSFNEIEPPVSEHNKYEELANYGSAIYETINEAAPGAVWVMQGWLFGDNKEFWTKEATSAFLSKVPNDRLMVQDYANDRYKVWENQEAFYGKQWTYGYVHNYGGSNPVYGDLNFYKNELTSLLKNPKKGNVVGYGAMPEGLNNNSIVYEYIYDLPWSKGEQPVKDWLTKYLNARYEQKMVSKPIFQAWQLLLESVYNVKYWETRWWNDRAGAYLLFKRPTATITAFKGNPGDKKKLKEALDILAKEAKKYDNNNFIQYDLIDVYRHYYSLCIDEDLMECVAAYQKKDIAKGDQLFKKIEKQALDIDNLMSAQPLNSLDQWVKSASDYASSPAVSKLYAKNAKTLITLWGGEGHLNDYASRSWHGMYKGFYWPRWKMFLEALQKSAENNTSFDETKERELIKNWEINWTENN, from the coding sequence ATGAAAAGAATGAATTTTAAAATCAAAAACTATAATTGCCTCAGATTCGCTATGCTATTTCTGTCGTTGTTATTTTTCGGTTCCTTAAAAGGATACTCTAAGAATGACGAAAAAACAAAAAATGCGGCTGCTGTATTAGAAAGACTTATTGGTAATCGTGTTAATGAATTTGAATTAACTATTATTGAAAATAAATCAGAACATAAAGATTGGTTTGAAGTAGAAACAACGGCAAATCTTGTAAAAATTAAAGGTTCAAACAACACGGCAATCTGTTATGCGGCTTATAATTTTCTTCGAGATATTGGAGCTGCGTTAGTAAGTTGGGAAGGAAACAAAGTGAATTTGCCTAAAACTTGGCCAAAATATTCCAAAAAAGGAAACACGCCTTTTGAATACAGAGAATATTTAAACGCTTGTACTTTTGGCTATACAACTCCTTGGTGGGACTGGAATCGTTGGGAACAGGAAATAGATTGGATGGCTTTGCACGGAATAAATCTTCCAACAGCAATGGAAGGTCAGGAAGCAGCGTGGCAAGAATTATGGAAAGAATACGGTTTAACAGATAGTCAATTAGAAGCGCATTTTGCTGGCCCGGCTTATTTGCCATGGCAACGTATGGGAAACATTAATAGATTGGAAGGACCTTTACCAAAAGAATGGTTTACTAAAAAACAAGAACTTCAAAGGAAGATTTTAGAAAGAATGCGAGCTTTAGACATGCATCCGGTTGTGCCTGCTTTTAGCGGTTATGTTCCTAAGGCTTTCGCCGAAAAACATCCTGAAGCCAAAATAACAGAATTAAAATCTTGGTCAGGAGGAGGTTTTGCAAGTACTTTTCTCGTAGATTCAAAAGACCCGTTATTTAAAAAAATCGGAAAACGTTTTATTGAAATTTACACTAAAATGTACGGGAAATCTAATTTCTATTTGGCAGATTCATTTAACGAAATTGAACCTCCAGTTTCTGAACACAATAAATACGAAGAATTGGCAAATTATGGAAGTGCTATTTATGAAACAATTAATGAAGCCGCTCCAGGCGCTGTTTGGGTAATGCAAGGCTGGCTTTTTGGAGATAATAAAGAATTTTGGACAAAAGAAGCGACAAGTGCATTTTTAAGTAAAGTGCCAAACGACCGTTTAATGGTTCAGGATTATGCAAATGACCGTTATAAAGTTTGGGAAAATCAGGAAGCATTTTATGGTAAACAATGGACTTACGGATATGTACATAATTATGGAGGATCTAATCCAGTTTATGGAGATTTGAATTTCTATAAAAACGAATTAACGAGTTTATTGAAAAATCCGAAAAAAGGAAATGTTGTCGGTTACGGCGCAATGCCAGAAGGCTTGAATAATAATTCTATTGTATACGAATATATTTATGATCTTCCGTGGAGCAAAGGAGAACAGCCTGTAAAAGATTGGCTAACAAAATATTTGAATGCTAGATATGAGCAGAAGATGGTTTCTAAACCAATTTTTCAAGCTTGGCAATTATTATTAGAATCAGTTTATAATGTCAAATATTGGGAAACTCGTTGGTGGAATGATAGAGCTGGAGCGTATTTATTGTTTAAACGTCCAACCGCAACTATTACAGCATTTAAAGGAAATCCGGGAGATAAGAAGAAACTAAAAGAAGCTTTGGATATTTTAGCTAAAGAAGCTAAAAAATATGATAATAACAATTTTATCCAATACGATTTAATCGATGTTTACAGGCATTATTATTCTTTATGTATAGATGAGGATTTAATGGAATGCGTGGCTGCGTATCAGAAAAAAGATATTGCAAAAGGAGATCAATTATTTAAAAAAATAGAAAAACAAGCTTTGGATATTGATAACTTAATGTCGGCGCAACCATTAAATAGTTTAGACCAATGGGTAAAATCGGCTTCAGATTATGCAAGTTCACCAGCAGTTTCTAAATTGTATGCAAAAAATGCTAAAACATTAATTACACTTTGGGGCGGAGAAGGCCATTTGAATGATTATGCGTCTAGATCTTGGCACGGAATGTATAAAGGTTTTTATTGGCCAAGATGGAAAATGTTTTTAGAAGCTTTACAAAAATCAGCAGAAAATAACACATCATTTGATGAAACAAAAGAAAGAGAATTAATTAAAAATTGGGAAATTAATTGGACAGAAAACAATTAA